The Collimonas sp. PA-H2 genome contains a region encoding:
- a CDS encoding sigma 54-interacting transcriptional regulator, translating to MTTPMSALESDQSPLLGLTILWHPEPERIGQQFIGPGGEGVLELNRFSPLFRAPGKDGLALGHRCIARTPLRICRDGGDGVAITLPDSRMAVEVNGKSVTDAAYLPRAQIERGVVLGLGGLVLVCLHWIRCLPKSNDLPGLLGVSSAMIIVRDLIRQVAHTSLPVLLLGETGSGKDVAARAIHGLSKRAGHPFVAVNMATLNESLAAADLFGAAKGAYTGAHAQRPGLFAEAEGGTLFLDEIGDMPGLIQPMLLRVLESGEYRPLGASRNQQSGARLITATDRALEGGAFNQALLRRLEAFVIRLPALRDRREDIGVLLLHFLQTRPDLSNQAIALPMTFISDICNHDWPGNVRQLAHVLRRATMAASAGEALTLASFIRMQNLPQTSASEAGIAPVIGLAGAPASHQTAVKPPRKKLSGLTPHDIMSAMEDNAWQIRGAAQQLGISRPSLYKLLAAHPAIRPAASIPLEEIRRVLQEHAGDLSRCAASLKTPSEALRRHVLGLGLEHSDS from the coding sequence TTGACCACACCCATGTCGGCCTTGGAGTCGGATCAGAGCCCACTGCTGGGCCTGACAATTCTGTGGCATCCGGAGCCGGAGCGTATCGGCCAGCAATTCATCGGCCCTGGCGGCGAGGGCGTGCTCGAACTCAATCGTTTTTCCCCCTTGTTTCGCGCTCCCGGCAAGGATGGCCTGGCGCTCGGCCATCGCTGCATCGCCCGTACCCCGCTCAGGATCTGCCGCGATGGCGGCGACGGCGTCGCCATCACCTTGCCGGACAGCCGCATGGCGGTGGAGGTGAACGGCAAAAGCGTCACCGACGCGGCGTACTTGCCGCGCGCACAAATCGAACGGGGGGTTGTGCTTGGCCTGGGAGGCCTGGTGCTGGTTTGCCTGCACTGGATACGCTGTTTGCCCAAGTCGAATGATTTGCCAGGCCTGCTGGGAGTCAGCAGCGCCATGATCATCGTACGTGACCTGATCCGCCAGGTTGCGCATACTAGTTTGCCGGTACTGCTATTGGGTGAAACCGGCAGCGGCAAGGATGTTGCCGCGCGGGCGATTCACGGCCTCAGCAAACGCGCCGGGCACCCATTCGTGGCGGTCAACATGGCCACGCTGAATGAATCGCTGGCCGCGGCCGACCTGTTTGGCGCAGCCAAGGGCGCTTATACGGGCGCCCATGCGCAGCGTCCGGGCTTGTTTGCCGAAGCCGAAGGCGGCACCCTGTTCCTCGATGAAATCGGCGATATGCCGGGGCTGATACAGCCGATGTTGTTGCGGGTGCTGGAAAGCGGCGAATACCGGCCGCTAGGCGCCAGCCGCAACCAGCAATCCGGCGCGCGCCTGATTACCGCAACCGACCGCGCCTTGGAAGGCGGCGCCTTCAATCAAGCCTTGCTGCGCCGCCTGGAAGCTTTCGTGATTCGCTTGCCGGCTTTGCGCGACAGGCGTGAAGATATCGGCGTCCTGCTGCTGCATTTTTTGCAAACACGGCCGGATCTATCCAATCAAGCGATCGCATTGCCGATGACCTTTATCAGCGACATCTGCAACCACGACTGGCCCGGCAACGTGCGTCAGCTTGCCCACGTATTGCGGCGCGCGACCATGGCGGCCAGCGCCGGCGAAGCACTAACTCTGGCATCGTTTATCCGCATGCAAAACCTGCCGCAGACCAGCGCCAGCGAAGCCGGCATTGCGCCTGTCATCGGCCTGGCCGGCGCGCCGGCGTCGCATCAGACAGCGGTAAAACCGCCCAGGAAAAAATTATCCGGACTGACGCCGCACGACATCATGAGCGCGATGGAAGACAATGCCTGGCAAATTCGCGGCGCTGCGCAGCAACTGGGCATCTCTCGTCCATCGCTATACAAATTGCTGGCGGCGCATCCGGCAATTCGTCCCGCGGCGTCGATCCCGCTGGAAGAAATCCGGCGCGTGTTGCAAGAACACGCCGGCGACCTGAGCCGTTGTGCAGCCAGCCTGAAAACGCCCAGCGAAGCACTGCGGCGACATGTGCTCGGACTGGGCCTGGAACATTCAGACAGTTGA
- a CDS encoding serine/threonine-protein kinase, with protein sequence MDAIPMHARVTLPATEHYQFLRLLGEGGFGQVYEAWDAKLCRSIAVKRLKSASAPLRPDSLLQEARLAASLKHQAFVTVFSIDGDGAQQSIIMELVQGDTLRQLSQERPLSVSAALDIVAQIAEAMEEAHAAHLIHGDIKPSNLMVEASGKVRILDFGLARQIDPLATESLAHEDTQGTIAYLAPERLQGERPGAPSDIYSLGVVLYELLTGERPFAQLNGLALAAAHVQSSSALWPFPPQIDAAVVALVRMMTARETARRPPSMRAVREAILAISGRTVQPIQSAGIASAAPWRRFARLRTAIGKIGRLTPASYRASGRLTLLILLLATIVGLWQLHDSDQHGKPPLPPYSETATMQSGLTALRQFDRPDSSELAIRDFTSVLEHRPGHAAAAAGLSLAYSLRYASDQRDEVWLQRADASAQLALKQDDQLALAYVAQAWVRVQQGHLEQAVPLVDQALKLDPLDLYALNVKSELLLRMHRFDEAERGIQAAIAAYPQERLFADLLGILRYRQGNYPAAEQAFRHSIELQPDAIQAYANLSQALLRQNRGDQALRVLQQGLQIRPNGRLYSNLGTTLFSRGDYVGAAQAFEHAVSADKGSPGDYLKWANLADTLRWIPGRAATSRAAYAKAAELLKPLLEHAPADPTDISRMGLYSAKLGEREAAARLSRQAVAAAPSNADVHFRAAVAYEINGDRAASLAELRQAETLGYPANLIRAEPDLMALRRDSGYYIALHNSPPTLNESAK encoded by the coding sequence ATGGACGCCATCCCAATGCATGCTCGAGTCACACTTCCCGCAACGGAACACTATCAATTTCTGCGATTGCTGGGAGAGGGTGGCTTTGGACAAGTGTACGAGGCGTGGGACGCCAAGTTGTGCCGCAGCATAGCGGTTAAAAGATTGAAGTCAGCATCGGCGCCATTGCGTCCTGACAGCTTGCTGCAGGAAGCGCGGCTGGCGGCCTCGCTCAAGCACCAGGCTTTCGTCACGGTGTTTTCGATCGACGGCGACGGCGCGCAGCAATCGATCATCATGGAGCTGGTGCAGGGAGACACCCTGCGCCAGTTGTCGCAGGAACGCCCGCTGAGCGTGTCAGCAGCGTTGGACATCGTTGCTCAAATTGCGGAGGCGATGGAAGAGGCGCACGCTGCGCATCTGATCCATGGCGATATCAAACCATCGAACTTGATGGTCGAAGCCTCAGGCAAGGTACGTATCCTGGACTTCGGCCTGGCGCGCCAGATCGATCCGCTGGCGACCGAATCCCTGGCGCATGAAGATACACAAGGCACGATTGCCTATCTCGCGCCCGAACGCTTGCAGGGTGAACGGCCGGGAGCGCCGAGCGACATTTATTCTCTTGGCGTGGTGCTCTATGAACTGCTCACCGGCGAACGCCCCTTTGCCCAGCTGAACGGCCTCGCGCTGGCCGCCGCACATGTCCAGTCCTCGTCCGCACTGTGGCCGTTCCCGCCTCAGATCGATGCTGCCGTCGTAGCGCTGGTGCGCATGATGACCGCGCGCGAGACGGCGCGACGTCCACCTTCGATGCGCGCCGTGCGGGAAGCTATTCTGGCAATCAGCGGGCGCACCGTTCAGCCGATACAAAGCGCCGGCATCGCATCTGCAGCGCCTTGGCGGCGCTTTGCCAGGCTACGCACGGCAATCGGCAAAATCGGCAGGCTGACGCCGGCAAGCTACCGGGCTAGCGGCCGTTTGACCCTGTTGATCCTGCTCTTGGCAACCATCGTCGGCCTGTGGCAGTTGCATGACTCCGATCAGCATGGCAAGCCGCCGCTCCCGCCTTATTCGGAAACGGCGACGATGCAATCCGGCTTGACGGCCTTGCGCCAGTTTGATCGTCCCGACAGTTCGGAGCTGGCGATACGCGATTTCACCAGCGTGCTGGAGCATCGCCCCGGCCATGCGGCGGCGGCGGCTGGCCTGTCGCTGGCCTACAGTTTGCGTTATGCGAGCGACCAGCGGGATGAGGTCTGGCTGCAGCGCGCCGACGCTAGCGCGCAGCTAGCGCTGAAACAAGACGACCAGCTGGCCTTAGCCTATGTGGCGCAAGCCTGGGTCAGGGTGCAGCAAGGACACCTGGAGCAAGCCGTGCCGCTGGTCGACCAGGCGCTGAAGCTGGATCCGCTGGACCTGTATGCGTTGAATGTCAAAAGCGAACTGCTGCTACGCATGCATCGCTTCGATGAGGCCGAACGCGGCATCCAGGCTGCGATCGCGGCCTATCCGCAAGAACGCCTGTTCGCCGATCTGCTCGGCATCCTGCGCTACCGCCAGGGCAATTACCCCGCCGCCGAGCAAGCATTCAGGCATAGCATAGAATTGCAGCCGGATGCGATACAGGCGTATGCCAATCTGAGTCAGGCACTGTTGCGGCAAAACCGGGGCGACCAAGCGCTACGCGTTTTACAGCAAGGTTTGCAAATCCGGCCCAACGGCAGACTGTATAGCAATCTGGGAACAACCTTGTTTAGCCGGGGTGACTATGTCGGCGCCGCGCAAGCCTTCGAACATGCGGTGTCCGCAGATAAAGGGAGCCCCGGCGATTATCTGAAATGGGCCAATCTGGCCGACACCTTGCGTTGGATACCCGGGCGCGCCGCTACCTCGCGCGCGGCTTACGCCAAAGCAGCTGAATTACTCAAGCCGCTGCTCGAACACGCTCCGGCAGATCCTACCGATATATCGAGGATGGGCCTGTACTCAGCCAAGCTGGGCGAGCGCGAAGCTGCGGCCAGGCTGAGCCGGCAGGCGGTGGCGGCGGCGCCGTCCAATGCAGACGTCCATTTTCGCGCGGCCGTGGCCTATGAAATCAACGGCGACCGCGCTGCCTCCCTGGCAGAACTAAGACAGGCCGAAACCCTCGGCTACCCGGCCAATCTGATCCGTGCCGAACCAGATCTGATGGCCCTCCGGCGTGACTCCGGCTATTACATCGCTCTCCACAATTCTCCACCCACCCTGAATGAAAGTGCAAAATGA
- a CDS encoding sensor histidine kinase, protein MELFNIASQEQLVSESDALSQRGVFKGALLKDPDESAAVLLRVLKNTQAMAHEFSVFERLDASRVADIQPMTHTLHKVVRNIVASFYQDLQNKSITVRLSASETRARFDYETFSVALYYILDNASKYCAHSSLLNIRFENVGGLKLLLEMTSLQVDELEKEEIFTENYSGRVAIRIKMHGKGIGMYLARRLLSLSNIGIRFIPGPLLQASFKDAGYAHNTIEIHFPESSVMADGAQNRHPNGRVV, encoded by the coding sequence TTGGAACTGTTCAATATCGCGAGCCAAGAGCAACTGGTTAGCGAGTCTGATGCCCTATCTCAAAGGGGAGTCTTCAAAGGCGCTCTGCTGAAAGACCCTGACGAATCTGCCGCTGTACTATTGCGAGTGTTAAAAAACACTCAAGCAATGGCGCACGAATTTTCTGTTTTTGAACGGCTGGATGCTAGCCGTGTTGCAGACATTCAGCCCATGACCCACACTTTGCACAAAGTGGTGAGAAACATAGTAGCTTCGTTTTATCAGGATCTTCAGAATAAAAGTATCACGGTGCGATTGTCTGCTAGCGAAACGCGAGCTCGTTTCGATTACGAGACTTTCAGCGTCGCGTTGTACTACATTCTTGATAATGCGTCTAAATATTGTGCGCATAGCTCATTGTTGAACATCAGATTTGAGAATGTCGGAGGATTAAAACTACTTCTTGAAATGACTAGCTTGCAAGTTGATGAGTTGGAGAAGGAGGAAATATTCACCGAAAACTACTCTGGCCGTGTCGCGATACGTATAAAAATGCACGGAAAAGGTATCGGCATGTATCTTGCCAGGCGTCTGCTGTCTTTGAGTAATATCGGAATTCGTTTTATACCCGGACCGTTGCTACAAGCAAGCTTTAAAGATGCCGGATACGCGCATAACACCATCGAAATCCATTTTCCTGAATCTTCGGTTATGGCCGATGGTGCCCAAAACCGACATCCTAATGGACGTGTAGTGTAA
- a CDS encoding PAAR domain-containing protein: protein MRNWLCEPDKPETGGYILPNPAITVTVGNNIRAALIGSKAYCEACKSIGMIAKAGSPRRMNFMGEIALDHDILLCKCPKPPRMIATSTSTHQYDDMAQGAGIAPSATAAVSTLLTSAGSASPP from the coding sequence ATGAGAAATTGGCTGTGTGAGCCGGATAAGCCAGAAACTGGTGGTTACATCCTCCCGAACCCTGCGATCACAGTGACCGTTGGAAACAACATTCGCGCCGCACTAATCGGCAGCAAAGCATACTGCGAGGCCTGCAAAAGCATTGGTATGATCGCCAAAGCAGGTAGTCCACGAAGGATGAATTTTATGGGCGAAATCGCGCTGGATCACGATATTTTGCTCTGTAAATGTCCGAAGCCGCCGCGAATGATCGCCACATCCACGAGCACCCATCAATATGACGATATGGCTCAAGGAGCAGGAATAGCGCCAAGCGCGACCGCCGCAGTTAGTACTTTGCTGACTAGTGCAGGATCCGCGTCTCCCCCCTAG
- a CDS encoding P-loop NTPase fold protein: MPDQSASDKDIWQDDVLERKEDAFYLQKYLVKRYGAKKKEPGFVLAVNAEWGYGKSFMLERWKDQALFEMHPTVFFNAWQNDFTEDPLLAFIAEFDTGLKEYFKHISVGDKVKTAAIKKIKNVYKPVLTVLASAAAKHLVGMSATHIQALISAADSDGQMENIELSLKFRLPQVT, translated from the coding sequence ATGCCAGATCAAAGCGCTTCCGACAAAGATATTTGGCAAGACGATGTCCTTGAGCGGAAAGAGGACGCATTCTATCTACAGAAATATTTGGTCAAGCGCTACGGAGCAAAAAAGAAAGAACCTGGATTTGTGCTTGCGGTCAACGCCGAATGGGGATACGGAAAATCGTTCATGCTCGAACGGTGGAAGGACCAGGCCTTATTTGAGATGCATCCAACAGTGTTCTTCAACGCTTGGCAAAACGATTTTACCGAAGATCCACTTTTAGCTTTTATTGCTGAATTTGATACAGGTCTCAAAGAATATTTCAAACATATTTCCGTCGGCGATAAAGTAAAAACGGCTGCAATCAAAAAAATAAAAAATGTCTATAAGCCAGTATTGACCGTACTTGCCAGTGCTGCAGCCAAGCATTTGGTCGGCATGTCAGCGACCCATATTCAGGCTCTGATTTCTGCCGCCGATAGCGATGGTCAGATGGAGAATATTGAGCTTTCCCTGAAATTTCGTCTTCCACAGGTGACGTAA
- a CDS encoding IS3 family transposase (programmed frameshift) has translation MKISRSSYTAEFKELAVRRVNACESFAATAKELGLSEQTLRNWVKAAKAGKLNGAGSKVVTPEEMELSRLRAENAKLKRENEIIKKAGGVLREGCSVKYAWIDAQTNRFALREMCDTLDVSISGYRAWKSGGTPDRKRLTAGQTLAMIRAIHAEVKGAYGSPRMIRELRWRGYTASKGRVERLMRTHGIHARHKRRYRVTTESKHGLPVARNLLDRDFAPAAPNQVWTADITYLWTDEGWLYLAIVLDLFNREVIGWSLKPRMTTELVADALTMAWFRRRPAPGVLHHSDRGSQYASQAYQDKLREFGMTCSMSCKGNCWDNSPTESWFNSFKNERYHGLRYTTQTEMRAASFEYIEVFYNRKRQHSTLGYKSPLQFLQRWISEQNQEKRAA, from the exons ATGAAGATTTCAAGAAGTTCATACACGGCGGAATTCAAGGAATTGGCAGTCAGACGGGTCAATGCCTGCGAGTCCTTCGCGGCGACAGCCAAGGAACTTGGTCTAAGCGAACAAACGCTGCGCAACTGGGTCAAGGCCGCTAAGGCTGGCAAGTTGAACGGCGCTGGTAGCAAGGTTGTGACACCGGAAGAGATGGAATTGTCGCGCTTACGTGCCGAGAATGCCAAGCTCAAGCGGGAGAACGAAATCATAAAAAAGGCAG GCGGCGTACTTCGCGAAGGATGTTCTGTGAAGTACGCCTGGATCGATGCGCAGACTAATCGATTCGCGCTGAGGGAAATGTGCGATACGCTCGACGTGAGCATCAGCGGTTACCGAGCCTGGAAGAGTGGCGGCACGCCCGATCGCAAGCGCCTGACGGCCGGCCAGACGCTGGCCATGATCCGCGCCATCCACGCCGAGGTAAAAGGTGCTTATGGCAGTCCTCGGATGATCCGCGAGTTGCGGTGGCGGGGCTACACGGCGAGCAAGGGACGCGTAGAGCGGTTGATGCGCACGCACGGAATTCATGCGCGCCACAAGCGGCGCTACCGGGTTACGACCGAATCGAAGCACGGTTTGCCAGTGGCGAGAAACCTGCTTGACCGCGATTTCGCGCCGGCGGCGCCGAATCAGGTTTGGACGGCCGACATCACCTACTTGTGGACCGATGAAGGCTGGCTGTACCTCGCCATCGTTCTGGATCTGTTCAATCGGGAAGTGATCGGCTGGTCGCTCAAGCCGCGTATGACGACTGAGTTGGTGGCAGACGCGCTGACGATGGCCTGGTTCCGCCGACGTCCTGCGCCCGGCGTCCTGCATCATTCGGACCGCGGCAGCCAGTACGCCAGTCAGGCCTACCAGGACAAGTTGCGTGAGTTCGGTATGACGTGTTCGATGAGCTGCAAGGGAAATTGCTGGGACAATTCGCCGACTGAGAGCTGGTTCAACAGTTTCAAGAACGAACGTTACCATGGCCTGCGCTACACCACCCAGACTGAAATGAGGGCGGCCAGTTTCGAATACATCGAGGTGTTTTACAATCGCAAGCGGCAGCATTCGACCCTCGGTTATAAATCGCCGCTCCAGTTTCTACAGCGCTGGATCAGTGAACAGAATCAGGAAAAACGAGCTGCATAG
- a CDS encoding P-loop NTPase fold protein, which produces MEDEKQREPHIEGAASEFKDVQQKLKKAIDKALEGHNTIKRSIVEFKEKLSKLIEALEKVSGVQLPLLIFVDELDRCRPDYAIELLEGIKHLFGVPGVFFIIATNIQQLGESVKAVYGTGFDGQRYLKRFFDLQYSLREPSNIQFANLLFNRMALPEIQNIVHGLSYSHAPNGQVPIGQTPVEILSLVLEMHADSFALGLRDQLQIATILEAAFLSLEGKPVHIFFLIFLTVIYQKNPAVFEKIAKTRNLSDETGFKTLDRVAGFGSIALMSDDGSTVNITSLNQIAKIYFDDLNLSYSARNSKQLNVRTFPQNLVYDIKGAQSGGTFTPDYSIYFHLVQHAGGFIKQ; this is translated from the coding sequence TTGGAAGACGAAAAACAGAGGGAACCTCATATTGAAGGCGCGGCAAGTGAATTTAAGGACGTTCAACAAAAATTAAAGAAGGCTATCGACAAAGCGCTCGAGGGACACAACACAATAAAAAGATCAATCGTAGAGTTCAAAGAGAAATTATCAAAGCTAATTGAAGCGTTGGAAAAAGTTAGCGGCGTCCAATTGCCGCTACTAATTTTTGTCGACGAATTGGATCGTTGCAGACCCGATTACGCCATTGAGTTACTCGAAGGGATTAAACATCTTTTCGGTGTACCTGGAGTTTTTTTCATCATTGCCACAAATATCCAACAACTCGGCGAATCTGTGAAAGCAGTTTATGGCACAGGCTTTGACGGCCAGCGATATTTGAAAAGGTTCTTTGATTTACAATATTCTTTGCGAGAGCCGAGCAATATTCAATTTGCGAATTTACTGTTCAACAGGATGGCACTTCCAGAGATCCAGAACATTGTTCATGGTTTGAGCTACAGTCATGCGCCCAACGGCCAAGTTCCAATCGGGCAAACTCCAGTCGAAATATTAAGCTTAGTTCTCGAAATGCACGCGGATTCTTTTGCATTGGGCCTACGCGACCAACTTCAGATTGCGACTATTTTGGAAGCTGCTTTTTTGAGTCTGGAAGGAAAACCAGTTCACATATTTTTCTTGATATTTTTAACCGTCATATATCAAAAAAATCCAGCGGTTTTTGAAAAAATAGCGAAGACACGAAATCTGTCGGATGAAACCGGATTCAAAACTCTTGATAGAGTTGCTGGATTTGGATCCATAGCATTAATGAGCGATGACGGATCCACAGTTAATATAACTTCGTTGAATCAGATAGCGAAAATTTATTTCGATGATCTTAACCTGAGCTATAGCGCTCGCAATTCGAAGCAGCTCAACGTTCGAACTTTTCCGCAGAATTTAGTCTACGATATAAAGGGTGCACAAAGCGGGGGCACATTTACGCCAGATTACTCCATCTATTTTCACCTAGTCCAACATGCCGGTGGATTTATTAAGCAATAG
- a CDS encoding VOC family protein — translation MLHHLSIGVRDLALAAKFYDAALGALGFKRVFEHDTAIGYGVEEDKDLLCLKLRPDAAAPGPGFHLAFAAPSRSSVAACHAAALQAGGRDNGAAGLRPDYGPNYYACFLIDPDGHHIEAVINAPLP, via the coding sequence ATGCTCCACCATCTTTCAATTGGCGTACGCGACTTGGCACTTGCCGCAAAGTTCTACGATGCAGCGCTTGGCGCTCTCGGGTTTAAGCGTGTGTTTGAGCACGACACGGCAATTGGCTACGGAGTCGAAGAGGACAAGGATCTGCTGTGTCTGAAACTACGTCCGGATGCGGCAGCGCCCGGTCCGGGATTTCATCTCGCGTTCGCCGCGCCTTCCAGGTCATCAGTGGCTGCTTGCCACGCAGCCGCGCTGCAAGCGGGCGGTCGTGATAACGGTGCGGCTGGCTTGCGACCCGATTATGGCCCCAATTATTACGCGTGCTTTCTGATCGATCCAGACGGCCATCATATCGAAGCAGTAATCAATGCTCCCCTTCCTTGA
- a CDS encoding DUF2471 family protein has protein sequence MMRLTNMNEFDAVIARAEPIIATIVTRHRTEGQPLTWRLIHSIEGEVLAELNRADDLQPAYINLIRHSGVFNYPLNDDPVDFGESSAIACAFSMIYDAFHRVH, from the coding sequence ATGATGCGCCTTACCAACATGAACGAATTTGATGCAGTAATTGCCCGAGCAGAACCCATTATTGCCACAATAGTTACCCGCCACCGCACCGAGGGGCAGCCCCTTACTTGGCGGTTAATTCATTCGATTGAAGGCGAGGTACTGGCCGAATTGAACCGCGCCGACGACCTCCAGCCGGCCTACATCAACTTGATTAGGCATTCCGGGGTTTTCAACTATCCGCTGAATGACGACCCGGTCGACTTTGGCGAATCAAGTGCGATTGCCTGCGCGTTTTCAATGATCTACGACGCATTTCACAGGGTTCATTGA
- a CDS encoding AtaL-like protein: protein MIYSTTTVPVNPRGEIPLTRLQAWSGLVLKARDAREFLPSNLCTRCDIVEEHSTHIVREAPIGCSL, encoded by the coding sequence ATGATCTACTCGACCACCACCGTTCCGGTGAACCCGAGAGGTGAAATTCCGTTGACCCGTTTGCAGGCATGGAGTGGGCTGGTTCTCAAGGCTCGCGACGCACGTGAATTTCTTCCGTCTAACCTCTGCACGCGATGCGATATCGTGGAGGAACACTCTACGCACATCGTGCGCGAGGCGCCGATTGGATGCTCTCTTTGA
- a CDS encoding SDR family oxidoreductase, whose product MTIIVTGATGTVGRQVVEQLVKRGADVRALVRDPSKANFPTGVDVVQGDLLDVDSLRSAFSGVSTLFLLNAVVPDEYTQALIALNVAREAGIERIVYLSVIHSDLYVNVPHFAGKFGVERMIERMGLNATILRPAYFMGNDLTIKDVVTGYGIYPMPIGSKGLAMVDTSDIAEIAAIELIRRERTSVPLPLDRINLVGPDTLTGADVAAIWTDVLGRPIAYPGDDPAGFEKNLRQFMPSWMAFDMRLMSERFLTEGMIPEAGDVERLTALLGRPLRSYRDFASEIATSA is encoded by the coding sequence ATGACTATTATCGTTACCGGCGCTACCGGCACTGTCGGTCGCCAAGTTGTCGAGCAACTCGTGAAGCGTGGCGCCGATGTTCGCGCTCTCGTTCGCGACCCGTCGAAGGCAAACTTCCCAACAGGCGTCGACGTCGTCCAAGGCGATCTGCTCGACGTCGACTCGCTGCGCAGCGCCTTCTCCGGCGTCTCAACGCTGTTCCTGCTCAACGCGGTGGTGCCTGACGAATACACTCAGGCGCTGATTGCGCTTAACGTTGCACGCGAGGCCGGCATCGAGCGAATCGTCTATCTCTCGGTGATTCATAGCGACCTCTACGTGAACGTACCGCATTTCGCAGGCAAATTCGGCGTTGAACGCATGATCGAGCGAATGGGACTCAACGCAACCATTCTGCGTCCCGCCTATTTCATGGGCAACGACCTCACGATCAAGGATGTGGTAACCGGCTACGGCATTTATCCGATGCCGATCGGTAGCAAGGGTCTGGCAATGGTCGATACAAGTGACATTGCTGAGATCGCGGCCATCGAACTTATCCGCCGAGAACGAACCTCCGTCCCACTTCCTCTGGACCGGATTAATCTCGTTGGCCCTGACACCTTGACCGGCGCAGACGTCGCTGCGATCTGGACAGACGTCCTGGGTCGTCCGATCGCCTATCCGGGCGATGACCCCGCCGGGTTCGAGAAAAACCTTCGACAGTTCATGCCGAGCTGGATGGCCTTCGATATGCGCCTGATGAGCGAGCGTTTTCTCACTGAGGGGATGATTCCAGAAGCCGGCGATGTGGAACGTTTGACCGCGCTCCTGGGACGTCCTCTTCGTTCCTATCGCGACTTCGCTTCCGAGATTGCGACTTCAGCCTAA
- a CDS encoding SRPBCC family protein has protein sequence MSTANTMHADPESSGRHLGKDGGHPTVVRTARLEVAVTREMFIPGDISDVFDFVAAQDVLPKILTGYGLVPGVASTSNVSGPWDQPGSTRTVHLLDGSTVSEGITHYDRPSYFAYRVSNPSFSLKHLMSYARGQFWFTPTEGGTQVKWIYMFRARNSFTKIPLRLFVGTQWRGYMDVCLKNVAKHFANLL, from the coding sequence ATGAGCACTGCGAACACCATGCACGCCGATCCTGAATCGAGCGGCAGACATTTGGGCAAAGACGGTGGCCATCCTACCGTCGTTCGCACGGCGCGGTTGGAGGTTGCTGTCACGCGGGAGATGTTCATTCCTGGCGACATCAGCGACGTTTTCGACTTCGTTGCCGCGCAAGACGTTCTGCCGAAGATCCTGACGGGTTACGGGCTTGTACCTGGCGTCGCGTCAACGTCGAACGTCTCTGGTCCGTGGGATCAGCCCGGTTCAACCCGTACCGTGCATCTACTGGATGGCAGCACTGTGAGCGAAGGTATTACACACTACGACCGTCCCTCCTATTTTGCATACCGCGTCAGCAATCCGAGCTTTTCGCTGAAACATCTGATGTCTTATGCACGCGGACAATTTTGGTTCACACCCACTGAAGGCGGCACTCAGGTGAAGTGGATATATATGTTCCGTGCCAGAAACAGCTTTACCAAGATTCCGTTGAGGCTATTTGTCGGGACCCAATGGAGAGGGTATATGGACGTCTGCTTGAAGAATGTCGCCAAGCATTTTGCCAATCTCCTTTAA